The segment CTGCGCGCTGTCATGGCGGCAGAGAGCGGCAGCGTCGGCAGGAAGCGATGGGGCTGACCGAGGCGGCGGCGTGAAGCGGTACAAGGCGGAAACTTCAGGCGCCTTCAGGAGAGAGGGGCGGACGGCGCTCCGCGGCCCTCCCTCCGCAGCCTCGCGAGTGGGACAGAGCAGCGCAGCCGCCTGCTGGGCAGCGAGCCGGGCGCCGGGGCAGCCCTCGCCCCCTCCGCGGCGGCGCCGGGCAGCGAGGGGTGAGTGCGAAGTTGCTGAGTGGCGGGGTGGCTGCACCTGTCCGCGGCGGCGGTACGAGGGCAGGAGCCAGAGGCGCGGCACATAAGGAGCCGGGCGGGAAGGAGGAGCgtatgccattaaaaaaaaaattaaaacagaaaagcccTCCCGACGGGTCTCACCGTgcggcggggctgggggggcggcgggggcttCCGCGGCGGGGAGAGCCGTGAGCGCTCCTGCAGCGGCCGATGCCGCCTGCCCGGTGCGGGGCGGGGGCAGCTGGCTGGAGGTGGGGACCCTCGGGGTTGTGGGGAGCGCCTGACGCTCCGCGACCTGAAAAATATGTCGGGTTGTCCTTCAGGGCTGTAAATACCTGCCCGAGGGCAGAGAGCTGCTGACAGACGCCTcctgctgaggggagagctgggACTCCGAGGGCGCGTCCTCTCTGCCTGCCCGGCTGCCTCTCTCCCTCCCGCCTGCCCCCGCCGGACGCGGTTTCCCTCAGGAGCCGGAGCCGCCGGGAGGAAGAAGCGGGTCTCCGGTTGCCTTCCCCGGAGCCTGGGTCGCTCGTTCTTCCCGGAGCGGCGAGCGTGCCGCTGGCGTTTCAAGTCGTAACCTGAAGTGAACTCGCCATGGCGAGTGAAGGCAAACAAGTTGTTCAGCCAACAGGTGatgatggaggaggaggagcgggaaaagaaggaaaagctgctgaaggggGAAGTGTGGTGCAGCCTTTGAATCCAGGACTCCCCATCCGAGGGATAAGGATGAAATTTGCGGTGCTGACAGGGCTGGTGGAAGTTGGCGAGGTGTCCAACAGAGACATCGTCGACACTGTGTTTAATCTGGTAAGTTGGTAGTCTTTTGGGGTatgagagggggggaaaaaaccagaCCAACAGCATATGCCTGCAGAAGAATCTCATGCTTTTTGATGTTGTATTTCtatcagtgttttttttaacatgtctGCACTTTTCACCATACTAGATTTAAGCTAGGTTCTTTTTGCTtccaaaagctgaaaataaaatacatgattCTCTCTGTATACATTTAAACTTGAAACATATCATCATAACATATCAGCATCCTCTATAGTCTGGCTTAGAGAAGTTGTTGCTTTATTTAGAACAGAGAAGTGTATTGTTATATTTAAACATTCAACAGGTGTACACAACATGAAAGTTAAATGTTTGATTAAGTAACTCAGACTGTCTTCAAAGCACAAACATTGTTGTTTCTAGCCAAAACAACTTTTCAATGAAGATGTTTACATCCCTTTTTGCTTTGGAAGTGGGCAGAACTTCCTGTCTACAGGGGGTGGGAGCAATTCACATGCTTTCCTTGGCTTACTGGGAAGAGTAGAAGGTGGTTTCAGTGTCCTTTTCTTCTTAATGAAATTTTTAgtcagctgctgtttttttgAATACAGTATGGATGTATTTACGTCTTCATAGCAGATCTCACTAAAAACTGAGGATGCAGCAGTTCCTGTTGAAGCTGTAAATACAATATCTACCCTGTACCTTCACCGTGCACATTGAACAACGATTAGACTGGTGGTTAATGTTTGCTTGCTGAAGGAGACCaatcattaggaaaaaaacttctTGCAGGTTTATAGAAACACTCTGCTATTATCAGAGGTCtcaaaacatctttaaaaatactcattGTTCCTCCTCCTTCCGTTTAGTGAGCACCTTTGGCTTTAAAACAGCGTGGTTTCTGACAAACCAGGAAGTGAGAGCATGTAATAGTACAAAGCTCACTAGCAAGGCAAGTTGATGCAAAAGACATAGTGTTGTTAAGATGGTATTTACATTCCAGGTGTTTTGTTAGCAGTATTTTTTGCTACTTCCAAGTTTTCATGGTCACtatgtgtgtgtgctgtgtctGTTTACTGGATTCTGATGTTACCTCCTTGGGTAACgataaatgtttatttttgcaATACTTTTGTATTGTCAAATGTAGTGCTTGAAACTGCATGGATGAAAGTCTCAGTACAGAGGAACTGCAGTACTGGCAAAAATGAAGTGCAGATCAGGGGTTTCTTGGATGCCTCAAGTAAGGAAAAGTCATACAAACTACTTAGACTCTGCTTGAAAGTTGTCCCTGACGAAACCTGTTGCTCAGAAATACGGACATGAGGTTCAAAAGGAAATTCTGGTAAACAGTTTACAATTTAGGACATTTGTGTTAGGGGAAATCATTGGTGGGACTGTTGAATTTTACTTGGTTTCTAGCAAGGTCTTTTGAGTAGTGTACTGGAGGTGTATTTTACAGCAGCAGTAGAAAGAGGCTCaacagaataattaaaaatgtaaaagttcCTCGGTCCAGGAATTCCTTTTTTGATTTGAATAAAAGAGGTATGAAAAATTCAGCTTGATTCAGAGAAACCGTAATTTTAGATTTAAGAGGTCTGGAGAATTTGGCCTGTGGATTGCATTCACCTCAATCTTCACTTTCCAGGTAGAACTAGGGGAGAGTTTCTGGTTCTGAAAATTTTCGAAactattttcctgttttctgcaaGTGAAAAAACATCCCTGACCTCTCTGAGAAGACTTCCTTCACCATTCCAGAACACCTGCCTACTGTGTGGGAGGCTAAAGTTCATGCTTGGGGAACCAGGTTATTATCAGAGCAGAAGTAGTTGGTTGATGAAAAGCAGCTGTCATGAAAGAACAAAAGTTTGGTACTAAGGATGTCTTACTTGAATTAAATGAGAACAGCATAAAAgattttttggggaaaaaaaaaaaaaatatatatatatatatataaagtaggtctcttgctttctctgagTCCTGGGAAAACAGGCCAGCTACTGGTGACTAATTTGGAGTGAGAAGTTTTCTCAGTGTGTCTCCAGTTGTGCTTAAAAATCAAATGAGCCAACAGACTCATAGCTTGTGTTACAGAAAGCATctgtcttctgttttatttataaaaaacacaagcagaagAGTGAAGCTACTTTTTAATATAGCTCCCTGTGATATGAGGTCTCCCTTTAAAGCAATAGTCATCAGTCATTTAGTTCTGCTTCTGTTCAGTTGTTAGCTGTGACCTCTTTGTTTTGTTGATTAATACCTCTGAAATCACACAGATCAGAATTTGAGGCATGTGAAGTGTTGGTTAGCAGTGGCCTGCTTGCTTTTCTGTGTGTACCTATGCAGAAAAGATGGAACTTTTGTATGAAAAAGTGACTCCTAGCCATGGCTTTCATGTTAGCTTGTTTCCCAATAGCTTTTGGAGTGAGTTTACTCGTGTGCATAGGTTCAGTTGGGGGGATGAAAATCATGCTGTGATCTGTTGTTACTAATGGGGTTAAGCCTGACGTGTCCTCTCCTATTAGGTTTCATTCCCTTTGGTGTCTCCTAACTGCACTACCTCAGCAGTGTTAGCAGAAATCAGCTAACTCCCTTTTTGTACTTTGAAAGCAGGAGACAGACACTAGTTAGGGGATTTTAATCACTAAAGTGAGAGATGTCTTTAGACCAGAGCCGTAAGAGAGGGCTGAGCAAATCTATGCCCAAGTGTTTTTATGTACTTAGTCTTCATAGCATAGCTACCCTCAAATGTGAAgagttttgttgtttcttttttaaggaGGGAGGTTAGCTGgctcagtttttatttcttgagcAAATGTGTTGCTCCTAATTATGCTCTTGAAGTTTGCTGTAGCATACGGAGGTTATGGTGCATTTTGTAGTGTTGGAGATTTGAGAAGGCCAAAGTGCTGCTTTGATGTTTCCCATCTTCAGGGATTTAAGAGATGGTCATGCTGTGTAAGTGAAAGATTCTGAAGTGCATGTTAACTGACCTCCTGCTTATTAAAGAAATTTAAGCTTCTGTAGTGCTAATTACTTGAGTAATAACGTGTTCAGTCCAGTGGTTCTGGATCTTGGAGCTGGGAACCACCTATAATATTTTCTCTGTCCAGCAGTATAACAGAGTACCTAGTGAGCTTACTTCTAGCATGCATCAAAACCCTACTAGTTTTATTTTATCGTCTTTGGGAATTCtcctcttaaaaataataaaattaatcagCTCAGTTTTGGTTATTATTCTGTGAGAACCTAGTGTTCCAGCCCACTTTAGCTATGGCTTTGTGTAGCACTTGATaaaactgagaaggaaaaaactggCTTTCGCAGAAAATAAGCTGCTTTAGAAACTTTGATAGCACATTCTTGTTTAAGTTTTGAGCTGTTGTGTTACTTTTCTGACAGACAGTAAGCTAAACTATGGAAATATATTGTTCATGTGTtgtgaattatatttttaattgactTTGGGTAGCAACATCTTCTTGAATTTAATTTGAATACAAATTGGGTGAATTCCTGTTCCTTATTTCATACATGCTCCACTGCCCCTCAAGcttagtaaaataaaaaaactcttGGTTGGACAAGATGGTAGATTGGaaagataaattatttacagTGGGATCTGTTACTAACTTAAAATAGCTGTGTGTATTACATAGTAGAACACAAGAAAGACAAGTTGACCTATTAATGAAGAAACTTGGATGGAGTAGAAATAATTCATCAGTTGGCAAAACTTGAGAACACATAAAAATTTACTTACAGTACTGTGCTACTGGCATCACATTAGATTTTTAGGATATGAAGTTTTCAGGTGTAGAGAAGTAATTCTGAAGGCTATATAACATGCAGTGGAAATGTAGGAGGTTctgcaaaatcttttttctaCATGAAGATTCTGAGTGGAGCTCCTGGTCTAATCTGTTCTTCTGTCATGTTGTCTTTGTTGCCAAGTTATTGCAACTTGCTTATGTATAAAACTCACATGGATGTCACTGACAGGATAACTCTCACTGAGGTGTGCTTTGTTCATACTGAATGCTGTATGTGCATGGGTTAACTGTGCTGAACTGTTAGGCTTGCAGTAAGGAATGGATATTCTGGCACCATTCCACTTTGCTTCAAGCAGGTGATTGTGCAGATGTGGTCTTTCTCTGTGGTGTTGATAAAATTCAGCTTGGGGACTTCATGCCAGAATTTACTTGGGTCTCAAGTCACTAGTGGGTAGAGACAACGGATACAGACCTTCTGCTCTTctgtaaaggaaagaaagttaTGCCTTGTTCTAAGccaattttgttttaaaaagccttAGCACTTGTAATCTACGTCATAATTAATAGGACAATTAATTTACTTGCTTCAggtccatttttttcctctcagtctGTTGCaaagaccttttttttaatgttctgccTCATTGGTGAGGAGAATGTGCTGTTCTGTATGATTCTGCTCATGCATTATGAAGTCCTCATCAAGAGCCTCCCAGGGTTGAAGAGCAAATGACaaagaaatcttaatttttatcaCCTTTGGAGATAAAATAATGGGATCTGAGGAGGAAGGACTAAAATGACCTTAAAAACTCTACTTGTTATCCTTCTTTTCCGCCAGACTTTACTAAAACTCAGcctaactttaaaaaatttcttctgtttattttcctcatctaatttaaaaaaaagtgatgttCTTCCCCAACCCCACTTGGGTTCTTCTATAGAACAAATCTGAGGTAAGTGCCAGGACTACCACTTGTTTGCCTTCTGCTCCTGTGtcctcagcttttttttgttaaggTATCTATTTGTTAAGTCTCTATTGCTATAGTTTCTGCACCATTAACTATCATTATTCATATTGAAAGCTAATAGCATCCCTTGCTGGTACAACAGGTTTCTAAATTGGTATGAATACTTCTGAAACAGTAGCATATTGGATTTTCCAAATGAGACATTCTCCTTTTTTCACCTGTGGTCACAGACTTCCGTTGCAGGTACTTTCTTGTAGAAAACCCCCAAAGCTAATGCTGATAGAAATGATTGTATTACAGTAGTAATAAAAATAGTGTCTTGCTATCAATGCAGTATTTTCAGTACcttactttgttttatttttgtattttttagaaaatagatttatttctATAAAATCTTTTCAGTGATGATAAGTGGGTGTAACCAATTAGTTCGTAGAGCATCACTGAATATTGTGTATTCCTTAATACATGCAGTCCTTCCCAGTAAATACAACCCTGGCTCCAGTTATCCTAGTTCAGTCACTTCTGTCCCTTTACAGTATAGATGATAAGGTAAGTCTGTGGCTGTAGCCAGCTTGTAGTGttgctttatttgtttgtttggttggttggtttttaaaaaaatgtagtaagCTAGACAGTTACCTGTCTGAATGATCATGCATGGTTTTACTCTGGTTGAATGAGTGGAGTTCTGCAAAAGATCTGTAATACTTCCAAATCTGTCTCACTAGTCCTTTTATAAAATGTCAGATGCAAACTCACTTCTTGCTGGTCTCTTCACAGTGGGAGCCTTGGTCCCAGTTTGGTAAATGAATGAAGCCTTCTTGATTCCAAGGTGTCTTCTTGGTTTTGAAGACATCTAATTTGGGATCTGCTAGCAGTAGAAGATGGCTTTGGGAAGTTTAGCTGACTAAATGAGGCTGAGAGATGTCTTTTACCTGACTGGACTTAGCTCAGAATCATTAAGTAACGGAAGTTACTTCtcttaaaataagaattattCTCCTCCATCTTGTCAGAATGCAGTCTGAGTAGTTATGGATACACTTATTGTTGAAGTGATGTTTActggtgtttttttcaagtattgGTGCAACTTGGACATTACTTTGTTGTTAGTGGAAATATAGGCATGGAAGGTAGTCAGTGAGATGGGAATGACAGTCTTGAATTAGACATGCAGAGGATTTGCAAGAAAATTGCCTGGAGTCTCAAGAGGAGCTGATTTTTACTGAGGCTGTAGTGTATCATCTCACTTCTGTGACTGCAACTTAAACACAATTGCAACTTAAATACAATACTGAGGACAAAATTTTAAGATCACACTGGAAAATGATCATGTTTTTTCACTCTTCCTCTAACTAGCCAATTTTTATAACTTCTCATGATCAGTCTGAAGTTTCAAGTGTCTGGGAAAGCTTCTGAAAGACATGTGGTTTTCCAGAAGTGTTGATATCCTGTACTGCTATGAGCAGACTCTATACAAACCTAAAATTAAGCAAGGCTGAATCAGGCATTTACACTTATCTTAATAATGCAATATTTGATAGGCAGTTTTTAATTATCAGTCTGCTCTACAAGTGAGCCAGTTTAAAATGTGTTCATAGGATACTTCAGCATTCTCCTTCAGAGGGGAACGTATCAGTTCAAtgacagatttttctgctgGGTGTAGTGTAACAAAGGAGAGTCAGGTATCTGGTGTGGctgctttcccctctctccaaGGTATTTTATATCACCTCTGTCAGACAATACTGGGCTAGATGGACCATTGACCTGAGGCAGTAGTGCAGATAGCACAGTAATGAAGTGGCCATATGGACTGGCTCAGGAAAAGCATTTGCGGATTAGGGAGTAGAGTGAAATCAGTCAGAAGCATCAGGGAAATAGGTGGATGGATGTGGAGGTTGCTACTAAGGCTGGACACTGCAGAGTGAGATTAAAATAGGTAATTGTTCATGTCCATTGAAAAAGATTGCTAGAGGGGTGAACCAAAGTGTGCAGATTCACGTGGAGTGTGAGTAAAGTGAAGTTCTTTAAGGTGGCTGTGTTGGGTGTATGCTGGAGGCTGAGGAAAATCAGAGATGAGAGAGTTGCCTAATTCTTTTTTAAGGTTCAGTACAGTGTTCGGTATTCAGGGGCTTGTCAATTGTATGTTCAGATGCTAAAGGTTGCTGAGAAGTCCCAGTTTTCTGGATGCCAtcaagtgtgattttttttttttttttttttaataatttatttattttttttgtgtatcaAGATTCCCAGTCTgatgaaagataaaaatcagttttctctctggtttctttcactgtctgcatttttgttttgccaCCATGAACCTGCACTCATTCTGAACTGTGTCTCATTTCACAGGGTGTTctggctttggtttttgtttgtttggttggtttttaagCTAGGTAAGTCAGTAAATTAAAGCATTTATAGTTTCTGTCTTTGTGTGGTCATGAAATTTTTTATGAACCTTAGGAAGGAAGCTTGAATCTGCTCTCCAGATTAAATTAACTTTACAGCATACTCATTGGATGGGAAATAGCTACTTGACACCTTCAGTTTTTCTGGGTATGAAAGTCTTTAAGAATCTTTTCTGTCAGATTCAGTCTTGCATGCATTAAATTTATGCATATCTTTTTAAAGaacttctatttattttaaatgggtCAATCGGGAAGAAAGTTTTTATTCATAATCACTAATTACAGTTAGCTAACTTTCTGCCATTCGAGTGTCTTCTCCAGCCCATAGAGGCCTTGCTGGCCTCTTCGTAGCATTTTGCGTGATGGTTTTTGGGATTAGTTTGACCTAATTCCTGATGTCCTAATTTAGATGATGTTTCTGCTTTAACATACTCtcgattttttttcttttagactTGGTATTATACAAGAGAATGCTATTGCTTGTCCAAAAACTAGTATggtcatttccttttttttttttttttttttattcctctgagAAACCTTCAAACTTTTGTCTGGGAGCTCTGGCCATTTGCCAGGAATCTGAGTGCTCTCATTAATTTGCATAAAACAGGATACTGTTGCCACCTGCTTTTTTAATACCACGTGTGGCCAGTGGAGACCGTAGTTTCCAGTATGCACTGCTCAATCTTTAAAGCAGATAGCAATCGAGGCATCCTTGCACAGCTGCTGTAATCACATTTTCTAAATAACGATGCTGGATGAGTTGCAATTGTACCTTTTCCTGAGACACTGTAGACTTTGTGCTGATACCAGAAGCCTGTTGTAATTCGTGAAGAGCTTGCATTGCTACAATGCTTTAGATTCCAAAGCTTTACAGATAGGAATAGGGAGTTTCTGAACAGAAATTAATTGGTGGAGAAGATGACCTAATGTCTTCAGTTGCTTTGGATTCCCCCAGTAATAACtgggcagctgggagcagctaCATCCCAGGCATGGTTTTCTTGTTAATAGCTGCCTTGAGAggatatttaaatgaaaacagctAGTGGGAATAGGATGTGCtctgttgccttttttaaaGTGCTCTGTTACTTTGAGGTGCAAGTTTTTTTGCTGCAGCCTGTATATGAGCAGTTCTGTTGATGTTTTTTATATTCTGCGTGCCCctagcaaaaaaagcaaaaacattttagaTGCGCTGTACAgcaaattcagattttatttcatgtggCTGACAAGCTGGAAGTTCAGGCAAAAACCTATCCTATGTTGTTGATGCAACTGAAGAAAGCAACACTTAAAGATCTACTGGTGTAGCTTTCCTTTGCAGCTGAAAATCAAAACCACTTTGGACTCATCTGTTCTACAGAAGTGTGTCACATGTGTTCATGTCAGACCTTCCCCTGCCTTCCCCCTCTGCCATCAGCAGTGGCTCTCTGGGATGTGGACAGTGGAAAATTAATGCAACAAAGTCTGCTCTATTTACTCCACTTAGATGCTCcaaatttttagttttatacTGGACTAGCACTGTGGGACAGTAACTATAGCAGTGCACAGGGTGAGTGCTGAAAGGGCAGGGGCACCAGTGAGCAGCAGCTAAGATGGTCATGGCAGCAGGAGAGCAATTTCTCTTATAGAAAGAGCAACAAGAGAACCTACAGTATTTTTCAGAGGGCTGGGAAGTATGTGGTCCAGGATGCTGAATGTTTGCTTGATAAACCTGTGACAAATTGGTTCTTTTATCAAAATGTGCAGGTTTGGGTGGGAATTGTATTGGTTGCTTTCACAGAATATGATTTGGATATATAGGGGTGGGTTGGGAAGCTGATTGGTAGAATAAGGTAAATCCTGTTGCTGTGGAATTGCTGAAAAAAGGCTTTGCAGATCCTGCAACATTTAAGTTTTAGTAGTCTATTATTAGAGAAGTCTTTaagttttgctgtttgcttttggaGTGAAAACTGTGTTCTTAAGGACAATTGTTTTTTTGCAGGTTTATTAATAATTCAGATCATGGAATCAAGTActgcttaaaaaattaaaccaaaaaaccaagaaaaaaaatgtcaaaaaggTTCTTTGGGCAGTATCATAGacataagtttaaaaaaaaaaagttgcagaagTAGAATTGCTGATAAACCTTAACACAATGGAATCTGCAGCAGAATAAGAGCCAAATGACTAATGTTGGTAATGGTGTGTGACTGTGTTAAGCAAACAAGTGGAAACTCTCAGTCCCCTCAGCATCTGCCTCTTGCTAATATTTTTGTTGAATCTAAGCATGTGATTTGCCTGTAGTTTTGGCTGTGAACTTCACTAAGAAGAACCTGCAAGCTTCCCCTACAATCCCACCCCTAGTGAGAGCTTAGTTGTGCTTTAAGGTTTGGTTCCAGCGTATAGTTTAGGTGCTGTAACTCTTGACTTTTAGATGTCTGCTATGGAGTAATTAAACTGAGTAGTTGTGACTGCATTTTTAGAATGTGCTTTAAAATAGCTCCTATGAGATGGGGAGCTATGTATGTTTAATATGTTGCTGATGTTATAGAATGGGAGAACACTGAGATGCTGGGAAATAGTATTTCAATTGGGCTTGCAAAAAGTTCTCTGTTCACTTCCTAATCTACAGCCAAAGGTCACCTTCTGAAGCTATGGTGTTCTTAACACTTCATATTTCCCTGATTTAAATGAGGTAGGAGTGCTGCCCAACTCAAAAAGAAAGTGCTGTGAGAAGAGGTCTTGGGCACAGAAACTGTACCAGCAGCTTCCTGTCTTCATGGAAACCAGTAGATGCTCATGGGGAAAGGATTGCCTTGTTTTCGTGCCCATTTCTTCAAGAGGAAGGTCTCAACTTTGTGCTGTGCCACATTGTCTGCTGTTCAACCTCACACTCACTTGCGACCTTACCAGGACACTGCTTTGTCCTTTCTGtgctcccctcctctcttccatgACCTGGCatctcctgctttcctcctgggctgcagagatgAGTCCTGGGCACTGAGTTCTGCAgtgggctggggagctggggatgctgctgtgtGGTGCAGGTGCTGTGGATCCTGGCAGGGCTGTTCCCTTTGGGGAGATGTTTATTCCATGACTCATCTGAGACCTGGCACTGGAGGTTTGTGCCCTTCCTGTGTCACTGCCTTGAAAGTGAAATGTATATTGCTCTTTGGGAATTATGCTGGCTTAGGAAAGTCTCACCTCTGCAGGGAATGAAAGCCACCCCGATTCCTGCCCTTAGAAGGAAGGTTCAGATTGCCATTTGTCAGGAGAGCATAGCAATGGGGTTTTAAGTGAACTTGTGAGGGGACGTTTCTAACACCTGTTCAGCCAAAGCAAGGCTCACAGACAGGGAGGAATGACAAATGTGTGGATAAGGAGAGAAGGCACAGAAATAAACAAGTCTCAGACCTTCTAGTTAAGGTGTTTGAATAAAGTTGTCCAGTCCCTCATATGCTACAGGAGATGCTTGGAGCAGGAAGAGGGTATAATTTTTGCTACATGTTAGGATTTTAGTGAAGTTTTCTTTATGGTGTGCAGAATCCAGATTTCTTTTCTGGAAGGTGAAttatcacagaatgtctttggttggaagaaaccttcaagatcatccagtccaacctttgaccaacactgtaagctcaccactaaaccatgtccctaaggaccaggtccacaGGATGTTTAAGTACCTCCAAATTGCGGATTCCacctctgccctgggcagactattccaatgtctgacaaccttttcagagaaaaaatatttcctaatttccagcctaaaccttccctggagTAGCTTGCACCCATTTCCTGTGGGTCTGGTCAGATGCCACCAGGGAGAAGGGGCTGTCTCCTCCTCACTCCATGCTCCCTTGAGGAAGTTgaagagagtgataaggtctcctctcag is part of the Heliangelus exortis chromosome 10, bHelExo1.hap1, whole genome shotgun sequence genome and harbors:
- the LOC139800514 gene encoding atherin-like isoform X1, yielding MAYAPPSRPAPYVPRLWLLPSYRRRGQVQPPRHSATSHSPLAARRRRGGGEGCPGARLAAQQAAALLCPTREAAEGGPRSAVRPSLLKAPEVSALYRFTPPPRSAPSLPADAAALCRHDSAQPPERRRATSPAPARPRAGGAGGGGGRAGRELRARARPGAPGYKGFEKPTPVVSGWRPKQLKAPPPAPPSRFCFT